A genomic window from Pseudomonas leptonychotis includes:
- the dinG gene encoding ATP-dependent DNA helicase DinG: MLSTELKSQIQGAYSRFLEAKSLKPRYGQRLMIAEIAKVLGAISTDEEGRRVGEPAVVAVEAGTGTGKTVAYSLAAIPTAKAAGKRLVIATATVALQEQIVHKDLPDLMRNSGLNFSFALAKGRGRYLCLSKLDVLLQEGQAQSATAQLFEEEGFKIDVDEQSQKLFTVMIEKLAGNKWDGDRDSWPEELEDARWSQLTTDHSQCTSRHCPNFQQCAFYKAREGMGKVDVIVTNHDMVLADLALGGGAVLPDPRDTLYVFDEGHHLPDKAIGHFAHFTRLRSTADWLEQTAKNLTKLLAQHPLPGDLGRLIEQVPELAREIKTQQQFMFAACEQVADFKPGEDMQGRERPRHRFVGGVVPAHLIELGVELKKGFSKLTELFTGVAEQLKEAMDGEATVGIASHQAEEWYPLFGSLLARAQGSWELWLAFTAEDPEESPPMARWLTLADSGALFDIEVNASPILAAETLRRNLWNVAYGALVTSATLTALGTFDRYRMRAGLPKVAVTTVVPSPFHHADAGVLRVPNLNADPRDAVAHTAAIIRDLPGLVEGSRGTLVLFSSRKQMQDVFEGLERDWRKRVFIQGNLSKQETLNKHKARVDSGEESVLFGLASFAEGVDLPGAYCEHVVIAKIPFAVPDDPVEAALAEWIEARGGNPFMEIAVPDASLRLVQACGRLLRTEADRGTITLLDRRVVTQRYGKSILNALPPFRREIS; this comes from the coding sequence ATGCTCAGTACTGAACTCAAGTCCCAGATCCAGGGCGCGTATTCCCGTTTCCTCGAAGCCAAGTCGCTCAAGCCGCGTTATGGCCAGCGCTTGATGATTGCTGAAATCGCCAAGGTGCTGGGCGCGATCAGTACCGACGAAGAAGGTCGGCGCGTGGGCGAACCGGCAGTGGTGGCGGTTGAAGCCGGCACCGGTACCGGCAAGACAGTGGCCTATAGCCTGGCTGCGATCCCCACGGCCAAAGCAGCCGGCAAGCGTCTGGTAATCGCTACAGCTACCGTGGCCCTGCAAGAGCAGATCGTGCATAAGGATCTGCCGGATCTGATGCGCAACAGCGGCTTGAACTTCAGCTTCGCACTGGCCAAGGGGCGCGGTCGTTATCTGTGCCTGTCCAAGCTGGATGTCTTGTTGCAGGAAGGTCAAGCGCAAAGCGCCACCGCCCAGTTGTTCGAAGAAGAAGGCTTCAAGATCGATGTGGATGAGCAGAGTCAGAAGCTCTTCACGGTGATGATCGAAAAGCTCGCCGGCAATAAGTGGGACGGCGATCGCGACAGTTGGCCGGAAGAGTTGGAAGACGCGCGCTGGTCGCAATTGACCACCGACCATAGCCAATGCACCAGCCGTCACTGCCCGAATTTTCAGCAATGCGCCTTCTATAAAGCACGCGAAGGCATGGGCAAGGTCGATGTCATCGTCACCAACCATGACATGGTCCTCGCTGACCTGGCCCTGGGTGGCGGCGCGGTGCTGCCGGACCCGCGCGATACCCTGTATGTGTTCGACGAAGGCCATCACCTGCCGGACAAAGCCATCGGCCATTTCGCCCACTTCACCCGACTGCGTTCGACGGCCGATTGGTTGGAGCAGACGGCCAAAAACCTCACCAAACTATTGGCCCAGCACCCGCTGCCCGGCGACTTGGGACGCTTGATTGAGCAAGTGCCAGAGCTGGCGCGTGAGATCAAAACCCAGCAGCAGTTCATGTTCGCCGCCTGCGAACAGGTGGCTGACTTCAAGCCGGGCGAAGACATGCAGGGGCGCGAGCGACCCCGTCATCGCTTTGTTGGCGGCGTGGTGCCGGCGCATTTGATTGAGCTGGGCGTGGAGCTGAAGAAGGGTTTCTCCAAGTTGACCGAGCTGTTCACCGGCGTGGCCGAGCAGCTCAAAGAAGCCATGGATGGTGAGGCCACTGTTGGTATCGCCAGCCATCAGGCCGAAGAATGGTATCCGCTGTTCGGTAGCTTGTTAGCGCGCGCTCAGGGTAGTTGGGAGCTGTGGCTGGCGTTTACCGCTGAAGATCCTGAGGAAAGCCCGCCGATGGCACGCTGGTTGACCCTGGCTGACAGTGGTGCACTGTTCGATATCGAGGTCAACGCCAGTCCAATTCTGGCTGCTGAAACACTGCGGCGTAATCTGTGGAATGTCGCCTATGGCGCGTTAGTGACGTCGGCGACCCTAACCGCACTGGGCACGTTTGATCGCTACCGCATGCGCGCAGGGCTGCCGAAAGTGGCGGTCACCACTGTGGTGCCGAGTCCGTTCCATCATGCCGATGCCGGTGTATTGCGAGTGCCTAACCTGAATGCTGATCCGCGTGATGCTGTTGCGCATACGGCGGCGATTATTCGTGATCTACCTGGTTTGGTTGAAGGTTCGCGCGGCACCCTGGTGCTGTTCTCCTCGCGCAAGCAGATGCAGGATGTGTTTGAGGGGCTGGAGCGCGATTGGCGCAAGCGAGTGTTTATTCAGGGCAACCTGTCCAAGCAGGAAACGCTGAACAAACACAAGGCGCGGGTCGATAGCGGAGAGGAAAGCGTGCTGTTTGGCCTGGCCAGTTTTGCCGAGGGAGTCGACCTGCCGGGGGCTTACTGTGAGCATGTGGTGATTGCCAAGATTCCCTTTGCCGTGCCGGACGATCCGGTAGAAGCGGCGCTGGCCGAATGGATCGAAGCGCGCGGCGGTAATCCGTTTATGGAGATTGCCGTACCGGATGCCTCGCTGCGTCTGGTGCAGGCCTGTGGACGGTTGCTGCGTACCGAGGCCGATCGCGGCACTATTACTCTGCTGGACCGGCGGGTGGTCACCCAGCGCTACGGAAAATCGATCCTCAATGCTTTACCGCCGTTCCGTCGTGAGATCAGCTAG
- a CDS encoding CopD family protein, protein MTPYAFVYSLHLLAALVWVGGMFFAWMVLRPAAVTALEAPARLKLWLAVFPRFFYWVWAAVIVLPITGVGMLHLRFSGFEAAPRYVHIMIGLYVAMLALFLRIQLLQLPELRRAVVAEDWPNGGAVLGRIRRLVGINLLLGLLVVAIAGARPSF, encoded by the coding sequence ATGACCCCTTATGCCTTCGTCTACAGCTTGCACCTGCTCGCCGCCCTGGTCTGGGTAGGCGGCATGTTCTTCGCGTGGATGGTGTTACGCCCTGCAGCAGTCACCGCACTGGAAGCACCTGCCCGCTTGAAACTCTGGCTGGCCGTATTTCCGCGTTTTTTCTACTGGGTATGGGCTGCCGTGATTGTGTTGCCGATTACTGGCGTGGGCATGTTGCACCTGCGCTTTAGCGGCTTCGAAGCCGCGCCGCGCTATGTGCACATCATGATCGGGCTGTATGTCGCCATGCTGGCGCTGTTTCTGCGCATTCAGCTACTGCAGCTACCCGAATTGCGCCGCGCGGTGGTTGCAGAGGATTGGCCGAACGGCGGCGCTGTTCTTGGACGTATTCGTCGGTTGGTCGGCATCAACCTGTTACTGGGTTTGCTGGTAGTCGCAATCGCAGGCGCTCGCCCTTCGTTCTAA